A DNA window from Suncus etruscus isolate mSunEtr1 chromosome 8, mSunEtr1.pri.cur, whole genome shotgun sequence contains the following coding sequences:
- the MLNR gene encoding motilin receptor: MNLQTGQRFCVLVAEGSSLETLPARELGGPGRGRSGGRSLRSRKQERLSRPWIELKLGSLCTTRGACVCCPRESFPSACGAYRVLQVEGTPLRELMDSPWNRSASARLPCDEHRCSPFPLGALVPVTAVCLGLFAVGVSGNAVTVLLVWRARALRSATNSYLCSMAMSDLLILLGLPWDLYRLWRSRPWVFGSLLCRLSLYLGEGGTYATLLHMTALSVERYLAVCRPLRARRVLGSRRRVRALIAALWAVALLSAAPFFFLVGVEQDPASFEGGPRLNATAAGSDAARAAAALFSRECRPSPEQEGALRVMLWVTTAYFFLPFLCLSVLYGLIGRELWRTRGPLKGIVAPRREKGHRQTIRVLLVVVIAFVVCWLPFHVGRIIYINTKDTRMMYFSQYFNIVALQLFYLSASINPILYNLISKKYRAAASKLLRAQKSPHRVFCSGGHKADRRDTASHTETSSNIKTLATSTT, translated from the exons ATGAACCTCCAGACAGGACAGCGCTTTTGTGTTCTAGTTGCAGAAGGAAGTTCCTTGGAAACTCTGCCGGCAAGGGAGTTGGGGGGACCAGGGCGGGGCAGAAGTGGGGGGCGGTCTCTGAGGTCACGCAAACAGGAGCGCCTGAGCAGACCCTGGATTGAATTAAAGCTCGGGTCCCTCTGCACAACGCGCGGGGCCTGCGTTTGCTGCCCTAGGGAAAGCTTCCCCAGCGCGTGCGGGGCTTACCGGGTGCTGCAGGTTGAGGGGACCCCCCTCCGAGAGCTCATGGACAGTCCCTGGAACCGGAGCGCCTCGGCCCGGCTACCATGCGACGAGCACCGCTGCTCGCCCTTCCCGCTGGGCGCGCTGGTGCCGGTGACCGCCGTGTGCCTCGGGCTGTTCGCCGTCGGGGTGAGCGGCAACGCGGTGACCGTGCTGCTGGTGTGGCGCGCCCGGGCCCTGCGGAGCGCCACCAACTCGTACCTGTGCAGCATGGCCATGTCGGACCTGCTCATCCTGCTGGGGCTGCCCTGGGATCTGTACCGCCTGTGGCGCTCGCGGCCCTGGGTCTTCGGCTCGCTGCTCTGCCGCCTGTCGCTCTACCTGGGCGAGGGCGGCACCTACGCCACGCTGCTGCACATGACGGCGCTCAGCGTGGAGCGCTACCTGGCCGTCTGCCGCCCGCTCCGGGCCCGCCGCGTCCTGGGCAGCCGGCGGCGCGTCCGCGCGCTCATCGCGGCGCTCTGGGCCGTGGCGCTGCTGTCGGCCGCCCCCTTCTTCTTCCTCGTGGGCGTCGAGCAGGACCCCGCGTCCTTCGAGGGGGGCCCCCGGCTCAACGCCACCGCCGCGGGCTCCGACGCCGCCCGGGCTGCAGCCGCGCTCTTCAGCCGCGAGTGTCGGCCCAGCCCCGAGCAGGAAGGCGCTCTGCGCGTCATGCTGTGGGTCACCACTGCCTACTTCTTCCTCCCGTTTTTGTGCCTCAGCGTCCTCTACGGGCTTATCGGGCGCGAGCTCTGGAGGACCCGGGGCCCCCTGAAAGGCATCGTTGCCCCCCGGCGGGAGAAGGGCCACAGGCAGACCATCCGCGTCCTGC TGGTGGTGGTTATAGCGTTTGTAGTTTGCTGGTTGCCTTTCCATGTGGGAAGAATCATCTACATAAACACCAAGGACACCCGGATGATGTACTTCTCTCAGTACTTCAACATTGTTGCTTTGCAACTTTTCTATCTGAGCGCCTCCATCAATCCCATCCTCTACAACCTCATCTCAAAAAAGTATAGAGCTGCTGCCTCGAAACTACTACGGGCCCAAAAGTCTCCACACAGAGTTTTCTGCAGTGGTGGACACAAGGCGGACAGAAGAGACACTGCAAGCCATACAGAGACCAGCTCTAACATAAAGACATTGGCTACCAGCACAACCTAG